The Nocardioides pantholopis genome window below encodes:
- the fliF gene encoding flagellar basal-body MS-ring/collar protein FliF: MKTQITRLLTRGRTTFTAFTTGQKLVAVLGTLALLLGGFMVFRWASTPSYAPLYSDLSASDASAVVEQLEAQGTPYELAGGGTTIMVPRDAVYSTRIDLSGEGLPTGSDGGYSLLDDQGLTTSDFKERTDYKRAMEGELASTIEAIDGVQTAVVHLAIPEKQVFADEQDPTTASVLIKTQAGDAVEPAQVQGVINLVASSIEGLDADQVTVTDSKGAVLSSPGGVAGADGTGRSQLVADVQSEYRTKLQSMLDRVVGPGNSTVQVSAELDFDKAVTETLDYVAEADALPLSSEEVTETYNGTGPGNGANGVVGPDGQVEDNGTAEGAGNGNYEKSHRTVDNAVGSRKVQRESTPGAIDKLSIGVVLDSNTTGQIAYQDIEELVAGTAGIEPDRGDSIAVSALPFDRSAEEATEADLAKAEAEEAAAARNKTIRNVAIVVLVLAFLALAAIRSRRRAKRREAETSYLVEQLREREPVAPAIEPSPAALALEESEASRSEELRDELTMLIERQPDDVAGLLRGWLAERP; the protein is encoded by the coding sequence ATGAAGACCCAGATCACCCGGCTGCTCACCCGCGGCCGCACCACCTTCACCGCCTTCACGACCGGCCAGAAGCTGGTCGCCGTCCTCGGGACCCTGGCGCTGCTGCTCGGCGGCTTCATGGTCTTCCGCTGGGCTTCGACCCCCTCCTACGCCCCGCTGTACTCCGACCTGTCGGCCAGCGACGCCAGCGCCGTCGTGGAGCAGCTGGAGGCCCAGGGCACGCCGTACGAGCTCGCGGGCGGCGGAACCACGATCATGGTCCCGCGCGACGCCGTCTACTCGACGCGCATCGACCTGTCCGGCGAGGGGCTGCCCACCGGCTCCGACGGCGGCTACTCGCTGCTCGACGACCAGGGCCTGACCACCTCCGACTTCAAGGAGCGCACCGACTACAAGCGCGCCATGGAGGGCGAGCTGGCCAGCACCATCGAGGCCATCGACGGCGTGCAGACGGCAGTCGTCCACCTGGCCATCCCGGAGAAGCAGGTCTTCGCCGACGAGCAGGACCCCACCACGGCGTCCGTGCTGATCAAGACCCAGGCCGGCGACGCGGTGGAGCCCGCCCAGGTCCAGGGCGTCATCAACCTCGTCGCCTCCAGCATCGAGGGCCTCGACGCCGACCAGGTCACGGTCACCGACTCCAAGGGCGCGGTGCTGTCCTCGCCCGGCGGCGTCGCCGGGGCCGACGGCACCGGACGCTCGCAGCTGGTCGCCGACGTGCAGAGCGAGTACCGCACCAAGCTGCAGAGCATGCTCGACCGCGTCGTCGGCCCGGGCAACTCGACAGTCCAGGTCAGCGCGGAGCTCGACTTCGACAAGGCCGTGACCGAGACCCTCGACTACGTGGCCGAGGCCGACGCGCTGCCGCTGTCCTCTGAGGAGGTCACCGAGACCTACAACGGCACCGGGCCCGGGAACGGCGCCAACGGCGTCGTCGGCCCCGACGGCCAGGTGGAGGACAACGGCACCGCCGAGGGCGCGGGCAACGGGAACTACGAGAAGTCCCACCGCACCGTCGACAACGCGGTCGGCTCCCGCAAGGTGCAGCGCGAGAGCACCCCCGGGGCGATCGACAAGCTCAGCATCGGCGTCGTCCTGGACTCGAACACCACCGGACAGATCGCCTACCAGGACATCGAGGAGCTGGTCGCGGGCACCGCAGGCATCGAGCCGGACCGTGGGGACAGCATCGCCGTCTCCGCGCTGCCCTTCGACCGGTCCGCCGAGGAGGCGACCGAGGCCGACCTGGCGAAGGCGGAGGCCGAGGAGGCCGCTGCCGCTCGCAACAAGACGATCCGCAACGTCGCGATCGTGGTCCTGGTGCTGGCCTTCCTCGCGCTGGCCGCGATCCGCAGCCGGCGCCGGGCCAAGCGCCGGGAGGCCGAGACGTCCTACCTCGTGGAGCAGCTGCGTGAGCGGGAGCCGGTGGCCCCGGCCATCGAGCCCTCGCCCGCCGCGCTCGCGCTGGAGGAGTCCGAGGCCTCGCGCTCCGAGGAGCTGCGCGACGAGCTGACCATGCTGATCGAGCGCCAGCCCGACGACGTCGCGGGCCTGCTCCGCGGCTGGCTGGCGGAGAGGCCCTGA
- the fliE gene encoding flagellar hook-basal body complex protein FliE: MSVAGIEGFAPLNLSQIAATDPATRVVGPGGTEGVQGAQGPDFASLLTDGIERLDGVQKSADTLAVQAATGDLQNIHDYTLAAAEAQATSQVTVAVRNKAIEAFTEILRMQV, from the coding sequence ATGAGTGTCGCCGGCATCGAGGGCTTCGCGCCGCTCAACCTCTCCCAGATCGCCGCGACCGATCCCGCCACGCGGGTCGTCGGTCCCGGCGGCACCGAGGGCGTCCAGGGCGCCCAGGGCCCCGACTTCGCCAGCCTGCTGACCGACGGCATCGAGCGCCTCGACGGCGTGCAGAAGTCGGCCGACACGCTCGCGGTCCAGGCAGCCACCGGTGACCTGCAGAACATCCACGACTACACGCTCGCCGCGGCCGAGGCCCAGGCGACCTCGCAGGTCACGGTGGCCGTGCGCAACAAGGCGATCGAGGCGTTCACCGAGATCCTGCGGATGCAGGTGTGA
- a CDS encoding flagellar basal body rod protein FlgC, which produces MSAFDTLKIAGSSLGMHQTWLDTLASNIANLNTVTSTDEDAFQAQMVIAAADPQGGVEVAGVAVSDPEGVLKHDPGNPLADEDGYVRAPAVDMASQMSQLIQAQRGYQASVQTTKYAQDAYTSALQIGAR; this is translated from the coding sequence ATGAGCGCCTTCGACACGCTGAAGATCGCCGGCTCGAGCCTGGGCATGCACCAGACCTGGCTCGACACCCTGGCGTCGAACATCGCCAACCTCAACACGGTCACCTCCACCGACGAGGACGCCTTCCAGGCGCAGATGGTCATCGCCGCCGCCGACCCGCAGGGCGGCGTGGAGGTGGCCGGGGTGGCCGTCAGCGACCCGGAGGGCGTGCTGAAGCACGACCCGGGCAACCCGCTGGCCGACGAGGACGGGTACGTCCGGGCCCCGGCTGTCGACATGGCCAGCCAGATGTCCCAGCTCATCCAGGCCCAGCGCGGCTACCAGGCCTCGGTCCAGACCACGAAGTACGCGCAGGACGCCTACACCAGCGCGCTGCAGATCGGAGCGCGCTGA
- a CDS encoding flagellar basal body rod protein FlgB, whose protein sequence is MPISPVGHDAVASVLATTLDGLALRRDVIADNIANVDTPGFRATSVDFESALERAIDRGERPSLEVSTQATDTPVGANGNNVDLRHESMAAMQTQYQYQIMTRAAADRHQLVKIAAEAR, encoded by the coding sequence GTGCCCATTTCCCCCGTCGGTCACGATGCGGTCGCGTCCGTGCTGGCCACGACGCTGGACGGTCTCGCCCTGCGTCGCGACGTCATCGCTGACAACATCGCCAACGTCGACACCCCGGGCTTCCGCGCCACGAGCGTCGACTTCGAGTCGGCCCTGGAGCGGGCCATCGACCGTGGCGAGCGTCCCTCCCTCGAGGTGAGCACCCAGGCCACCGACACCCCCGTGGGCGCGAACGGCAACAACGTCGACCTGCGTCACGAGTCGATGGCTGCCATGCAGACCCAGTACCAGTACCAGATCATGACCCGCGCGGCCGCCGACCGGCACCAGCTGGTCAAGATCGCGGCGGAGGCCCGCTGA
- a CDS encoding response regulator, which yields MKIVVADDSRVMRQIVIRTLRQAGHGGHEVLEAENGRQAVELVQTEKPDLVLSDWNMPEMNGIDALRVLRGAGNDIPFGFVTSEGSEAMRQRAEQAGAAFLIAKPFTPEAFDDALASVGVRP from the coding sequence ATGAAGATCGTCGTCGCCGACGACAGCAGGGTCATGCGTCAGATCGTGATCCGCACCCTGCGCCAGGCCGGTCACGGCGGGCACGAGGTGCTCGAGGCCGAGAATGGCAGACAGGCCGTCGAGCTGGTCCAGACCGAGAAGCCGGACCTGGTGCTCTCGGACTGGAACATGCCCGAGATGAACGGCATCGACGCCCTGCGGGTGCTGCGCGGCGCCGGCAACGACATCCCATTCGGGTTCGTCACCTCGGAGGGCTCCGAGGCGATGCGCCAGCGCGCCGAGCAGGCCGGCGCGGCCTTCCTGATCGCGAAGCCCTTCACCCCCGAGGCCTTCGACGATGCCCTCGCCTCGGTAGGGGTCCGCCCGTGA
- a CDS encoding chemotaxis protein CheX — translation MSVVAPTAPDLAALLDEVWSSLVGAPDELALGGPPPDCSTLWSATVTITGEWRAMVSLDLGDPVVLAVTRAMLGFAEDEVPDVASCTDAIGELANIVGGNVKSLMPGPSVLSLPVVFHGPVQVPSELAASTDLHLSWYGAPLRVRVLTPSS, via the coding sequence GTGAGCGTCGTCGCCCCCACCGCACCCGACCTGGCGGCGCTCCTCGACGAGGTCTGGTCCTCGCTCGTGGGCGCTCCGGACGAGCTGGCCCTGGGGGGCCCGCCCCCTGACTGCTCGACCCTGTGGTCGGCGACGGTCACGATCACGGGGGAGTGGCGGGCCATGGTCAGCCTCGACCTGGGCGACCCGGTCGTCCTCGCGGTGACCCGGGCGATGCTCGGGTTCGCCGAGGACGAGGTCCCCGATGTCGCGTCCTGCACCGACGCGATCGGCGAGCTGGCGAACATCGTGGGCGGCAACGTCAAGAGCCTGATGCCCGGCCCCAGCGTGCTCTCGCTGCCGGTGGTCTTCCACGGCCCGGTCCAGGTGCCCTCCGAGCTCGCGGCGAGCACCGACCTGCACCTGAGCTGGTACGGCGCGCCGCTCCGGGTGCGGGTCCTCACCCCGTCGTCCTGA
- a CDS encoding response regulator, with product MHALIIDDSRAMRSILRRIVAGLGWETTEAGDGQAALDHLEAGLLPDLCLIDWNMPVMDGYTFVTRVRADPRWRAITLMMVTTESEHGQIVRALAAGAHEYVIKPFTADAILDKLALLGLRDQEVSA from the coding sequence ATGCACGCCCTGATCATCGACGACTCGCGCGCGATGCGCTCGATCCTGCGACGGATCGTGGCGGGTCTCGGGTGGGAGACCACCGAGGCCGGGGACGGCCAGGCGGCGCTCGACCACCTCGAGGCCGGCCTGCTGCCCGACCTGTGCCTCATCGACTGGAACATGCCGGTGATGGACGGCTACACGTTCGTCACCCGGGTCCGGGCCGACCCGCGCTGGCGCGCGATCACCTTGATGATGGTGACCACCGAGAGCGAGCACGGTCAGATCGTGCGGGCGCTCGCCGCCGGCGCCCACGAGTACGTCATCAAGCCCTTCACCGCCGACGCGATCCTCGACAAGCTCGCCCTGCTCGGCCTGCGCGACCAGGAGGTCTCCGCGTGA